In Paracoccus sp. TOH, a single window of DNA contains:
- a CDS encoding aldose epimerase family protein: MSEQRFGTLPDGRPVLRMTISAHGLTAAVITLGASLQDLRLDGIDHPLVLGFPRLEPYLAEGRYFGAVVGRCANRIAHGRARLDGRELQLDRNQHGRHMLHGGKDGSDQRNWMLADRTPDSLALADHLPAGHMGFPGAMLVRATYTILPGPALMLTILATADETTFCNFAQHSYFNLDGSATVAEHRLTVPAETYLPVDAELIPRGAPAPVAGTHLDFRAPVRLETRLSGPAIDHNLCLDRQRRALPRKVAVLQAGGLSMALRSTEPGLQVYPANHLAPGAAGLAGRPYGRHAGIALESQLWPDAPNHPDYPSAELQPGQLYRQTTVMGFHRTAKG; this comes from the coding sequence ATGAGCGAACAGCGGTTCGGGACGCTTCCCGACGGCCGGCCGGTGCTGCGGATGACGATCTCGGCGCATGGGCTGACCGCCGCGGTGATCACGCTGGGCGCCTCGCTCCAGGACCTGCGGCTCGACGGCATCGACCACCCGCTGGTGCTGGGCTTCCCCCGGCTCGAACCCTACCTGGCCGAGGGACGCTATTTCGGCGCCGTGGTCGGGCGCTGTGCCAACCGCATCGCCCATGGCCGCGCCCGGCTCGACGGCCGCGAACTGCAGCTCGACCGCAACCAGCACGGCCGGCACATGCTGCATGGCGGCAAGGACGGCAGCGACCAGCGCAACTGGATGCTGGCCGACCGGACGCCGGATTCGCTGGCGCTGGCCGATCACCTGCCCGCCGGCCATATGGGCTTTCCCGGCGCCATGCTGGTCCGGGCCACCTATACCATCCTGCCCGGCCCGGCGCTGATGCTGACCATCCTCGCCACCGCCGACGAAACCACCTTCTGCAACTTCGCCCAGCACAGCTATTTCAACCTCGACGGCAGCGCCACGGTGGCGGAGCACCGCCTGACCGTCCCGGCCGAGACCTATCTGCCGGTGGATGCCGAACTGATCCCGCGCGGCGCCCCCGCCCCGGTGGCCGGCACGCATCTGGATTTCCGCGCCCCGGTGCGGCTGGAAACCCGGCTCTCCGGCCCGGCCATCGACCACAATCTCTGCCTCGACCGCCAGCGCCGCGCCCTGCCGCGCAAGGTGGCGGTGCTGCAGGCCGGCGGGCTAAGCATGGCCTTGCGTTCGACCGAACCGGGGCTGCAGGTCTATCCCGCCAACCACCTTGCGCCCGGCGCCGCCGGACTGGCCGGCCGGCCCTATGGCCGCCATGCCGGCATCGCCCTGGAATCGCAGCTCTGGCCGGATGCGCCGAACCATCCCGACTATCCTTCGGCAGAGCTGCAGCCCGGCCAGCTCTACCGCCAGACCACGGTGATGGGTTTCCACCGCACCGCCAAAGGTTGA
- a CDS encoding 2-dehydro-3-deoxygalactonokinase, whose product MTPERSAIDWIAVDWGTTRLRAWAMRGGQPQAARASDRGMGALSPETFEPALLDLVADWLPAAGRMPVIACGMVGARGGWVEADYRPTPCPPLDPRRAAVPPTSDPRLDVRILPGLSQADPPDVMRGEETQIAGFLAGEPGFRGTLCLPGTHSKWVRIADGQVLGFRTFLTGELFALLARQSVLRLTIAAAEPDPDACLQAGRQALADPHAASSGLFALRAASLLQGLAPPQAAGRLSGLLIGAELAAARAFWQAAPVALIGAPRLTRLYETLLLAAGARACHKDGGTAVLAGLAAARQAMLEET is encoded by the coding sequence GTGACGCCCGAACGATCCGCCATCGACTGGATCGCCGTCGACTGGGGCACCACCCGGCTGCGCGCCTGGGCCATGCGGGGCGGGCAGCCGCAGGCGGCCCGCGCCTCGGACCGCGGCATGGGCGCGCTGTCGCCCGAGACGTTCGAGCCGGCGCTGCTGGATCTGGTCGCGGACTGGCTGCCGGCGGCTGGGCGGATGCCGGTCATCGCCTGCGGCATGGTCGGCGCCCGCGGCGGCTGGGTCGAGGCGGATTACCGCCCCACCCCCTGCCCGCCGCTGGACCCGCGCCGCGCCGCCGTGCCGCCGACCAGCGATCCGCGGCTGGATGTCCGCATCCTGCCCGGCCTGTCGCAGGCCGATCCGCCCGATGTCATGCGCGGCGAGGAAACCCAGATCGCCGGCTTCCTGGCCGGCGAGCCGGGCTTCCGGGGCACGCTTTGCCTGCCCGGCACGCATAGCAAATGGGTGCGCATCGCCGATGGCCAGGTGCTGGGCTTCCGCACCTTCCTGACCGGAGAGCTTTTCGCCCTGCTGGCCCGGCAATCGGTGCTGCGGCTGACCATCGCGGCGGCCGAGCCCGACCCGGACGCCTGCCTGCAGGCCGGTCGCCAGGCGCTGGCCGACCCGCATGCCGCGTCATCCGGGCTGTTCGCGCTGCGCGCCGCATCGCTGCTGCAGGGGCTGGCGCCGCCACAGGCCGCCGGCCGCCTCTCGGGCCTGCTGATCGGCGCCGAGCTGGCCGCCGCCCGCGCGTTCTGGCAGGCCGCGCCGGTGGCGCTGATCGGCGCCCCCCGCTTGACAAGGCTTTACGAAACCCTGCTGTTGGCAGCAGGCGCCCGGGCATGCCACAAGGATGGCGGAACTGCCGTCCTTGCGGGTCTCGCCGCCGCGCGCCAGGCCATGCTGGAGGAGACATGA
- a CDS encoding ureidoglycolate lyase produces MKLLRYGPAGREKPGLLDGEGRIRDLSAHVADIAGAALGPEGLARIAALELDALPIVSGQPRLGACVGQVPKFVAIGLNYADHAAEAGLPVPSEPVVFNKWTSCISGPEDDVLIPPGAQKTDWEVELGVVIGSRASHVAEAAALEHVAGYCVVNDVSEREWQAERGGTWDKGKGFDTFGPIGPWLVTRDEVPDPQALALWLEVDGQRFQQGSTATMIFTVAEIVAYCSRLMTLMPGDVITTGTPPGVGMGRKPPVFLRGGEVMRLGIAGLGEQRQRVRRSD; encoded by the coding sequence ATGAAACTGCTGCGCTATGGCCCGGCGGGCCGGGAAAAGCCGGGGCTGCTGGACGGCGAGGGCCGGATCCGCGACCTGTCGGCCCATGTCGCCGACATTGCCGGCGCGGCGCTGGGCCCCGAGGGGCTGGCGCGGATCGCGGCGCTGGAGCTGGACGCGCTGCCCATCGTCTCGGGCCAGCCGCGGCTGGGGGCCTGCGTGGGGCAGGTGCCGAAATTCGTCGCCATCGGGCTGAACTATGCCGATCACGCCGCCGAGGCCGGGCTGCCGGTGCCGTCCGAGCCGGTGGTGTTCAACAAATGGACCAGCTGCATCAGCGGGCCGGAGGACGACGTGCTGATCCCGCCCGGGGCGCAGAAGACCGATTGGGAGGTCGAGCTGGGCGTGGTCATCGGCTCGCGCGCCAGCCATGTCGCGGAGGCGGCGGCGCTGGAGCATGTCGCCGGCTATTGCGTGGTCAACGACGTCAGCGAACGCGAATGGCAGGCCGAGCGCGGCGGCACCTGGGACAAGGGCAAGGGCTTCGACACGTTCGGCCCGATCGGGCCCTGGCTGGTGACCCGCGACGAGGTGCCCGATCCGCAGGCGCTGGCGCTGTGGCTGGAGGTGGACGGCCAGCGCTTCCAGCAGGGCTCGACCGCGACGATGATCTTCACCGTGGCCGAGATCGTCGCCTATTGCTCGCGGCTGATGACGCTGATGCCGGGCGACGTGATCACCACCGGCACGCCGCCGGGCGTCGGCATGGGGCGGAAGCCGCCGGTGTTCCTGCGCGGCGGCGAGGTGATGCGGCTGGGCATCGCCGGACTGGGCGAGCAGCGCCAGAGGGTGCGGCGCAGCGACTGA
- a CDS encoding GntR family transcriptional regulator, whose product MHPATIRHSPAQAPFAAQLQGRLRQRIMRGELPPGTRLSEQEIADQYRLSRQPVREAFIRLAGEGLLEVRPQRGTFVTRIDMEWVLCTRFIRESVEADILRQAARDATPADLDLLYRQIALQEAAPDVAGLAQLDEEFHAMLAGIAGKTRVWTHLQQMKIHLDRARHLLTALTPRDVIIGQHRAVVEAVAAADPDRAEAAIRRHLRRVLQDLPEVLKLSPDHFTRTDALAEALAAEI is encoded by the coding sequence ATGCACCCCGCGACGATCAGGCATTCCCCCGCCCAGGCGCCCTTCGCGGCGCAATTGCAGGGCCGGCTGCGGCAGCGCATCATGCGCGGCGAGCTGCCCCCCGGCACCCGGCTCTCGGAACAGGAGATCGCCGACCAATACCGGCTGTCCCGCCAACCCGTGCGCGAGGCCTTCATCCGCCTGGCCGGCGAAGGGCTGCTCGAGGTGCGGCCGCAGCGCGGCACCTTCGTCACCCGCATCGACATGGAATGGGTGCTCTGCACCCGCTTCATCCGCGAATCGGTCGAGGCCGACATTCTCCGCCAGGCCGCCCGCGACGCCACCCCGGCCGATCTGGACCTGCTCTACCGGCAGATCGCCCTGCAGGAAGCGGCGCCGGACGTCGCCGGCCTGGCGCAGCTCGACGAGGAATTCCACGCCATGCTCGCCGGCATCGCCGGCAAAACCCGGGTCTGGACGCATCTGCAGCAGATGAAGATCCACCTGGACCGCGCCCGCCACCTGCTGACGGCGCTGACGCCGCGCGACGTGATCATCGGCCAGCACCGCGCCGTGGTCGAGGCGGTGGCCGCCGCCGATCCCGACCGGGCCGAGGCGGCGATCCGCCGGCACCTGCGCCGGGTGCTGCAGGACCTGCCCGAGGTGCTGAAACTCTCGCCCGACCATTTCACCCGCACCGACGCGCTGGCCGAGGCCCTCGCCGCCGAGATCTGA
- a CDS encoding SDR family oxidoreductase, whose product MKTILITGGGSGIGRLTARRFLEAGWTVGLIGRRAAALAETAAGHPQALVLPCDVTVPEAVDAAFARAVAEWGRLDVLFNNAGAILISRLIDEISWEEWQGVARVNIDGMFLCARAAFRQMRRQQPMGGRIINNGSIAAEAPRPGSVPYTMSKHAVTGLTRTLALDGRPFGIACGQIDAGNAATEMISAVGRVGAPQADGSFRAEPLMDAATVAEAVLHMASLPEGANVLHMTVMATTMPFVGRG is encoded by the coding sequence GTGAAGACCATCCTGATCACCGGCGGCGGCAGCGGCATCGGCCGGCTGACCGCCCGGCGGTTCCTGGAGGCCGGCTGGACGGTCGGGCTGATCGGCCGGCGCGCGGCGGCGCTGGCCGAGACCGCGGCGGGCCACCCGCAGGCGCTGGTGCTGCCCTGCGACGTGACCGTGCCCGAGGCGGTGGATGCGGCCTTTGCCCGCGCCGTCGCCGAATGGGGCCGGCTGGACGTGCTGTTCAACAATGCCGGCGCCATCCTGATCTCGCGGCTGATCGACGAGATTTCCTGGGAGGAATGGCAGGGCGTGGCGCGGGTGAACATCGACGGCATGTTCCTGTGCGCCCGCGCCGCCTTCCGGCAGATGCGCCGCCAGCAACCGATGGGCGGGCGGATCATCAACAACGGCTCGATCGCGGCCGAGGCGCCGCGCCCCGGCTCGGTGCCCTATACCATGTCGAAACACGCGGTGACCGGGCTGACGCGCACGCTGGCGCTGGACGGGCGGCCATTTGGCATCGCCTGCGGCCAGATCGACGCCGGCAATGCCGCGACCGAGATGATTTCCGCCGTGGGCAGGGTGGGGGCGCCGCAGGCCGACGGCTCGTTCAGGGCCGAGCCGTTGATGGACGCCGCGACCGTGGCCGAGGCGGTGCTGCACATGGCCAGCCTGCCCGAGGGCGCCAACGTGCTGCACATGACGGTGATGGCGACCACCATGCCCTTCGTGGGACGGGGCTGA
- a CDS encoding 2-dehydro-3-deoxy-6-phosphogalactonate aldolase: protein MTQPIIAILRGLTPAEALPIGRALIEAGIDRIEVPLNSPEPLESIRLMADILGGRASIGAGTVLTVEQVARVAEAGGRMIVSPNADPAVIRETRARGLESWPGVFTATECFAAIAAGASGLKLFPADQAGTGTLRALRAVLPRETAVYAVGGVGPAEFGAWLAAGAQGFGLGSALYRPGDSPATVAARAREVTAALRNLA from the coding sequence ATGACCCAGCCCATCATCGCCATCCTTCGCGGCCTCACCCCCGCCGAGGCCCTGCCGATCGGCCGCGCCCTGATCGAGGCCGGCATCGACCGCATCGAGGTGCCGCTGAACTCGCCCGAACCGCTGGAAAGCATCCGCCTGATGGCGGACATCCTGGGCGGCCGGGCCAGCATCGGCGCCGGCACCGTGCTGACGGTCGAGCAGGTGGCGCGGGTCGCCGAGGCCGGCGGCCGGATGATCGTCTCGCCCAATGCCGACCCGGCGGTGATCCGCGAGACGCGGGCGCGCGGCCTGGAATCCTGGCCCGGCGTCTTCACCGCCACCGAATGCTTCGCCGCCATCGCCGCCGGCGCCAGCGGGCTGAAGCTGTTCCCCGCCGACCAGGCCGGCACCGGCACGCTCAGGGCGCTGCGGGCGGTGCTGCCGCGCGAAACCGCCGTCTATGCGGTGGGCGGCGTCGGCCCGGCGGAGTTCGGCGCCTGGCTGGCCGCCGGCGCGCAGGGCTTCGGCCTCGGTTCGGCGCTCTACCGGCCCGGCGACAGCCCGGCCACCGTCGCCGCCCGCGCGCGCGAGGTGACCGCGGCGCTGCGGAACCTGGCATGA